From the genome of Faecalibacterium prausnitzii:
TAGACCTTGTCGCTCATGGCTGCAAAGTGGGCCAGCGCCACGTCCTTTTCGGGCAGGGGCCGCCAGTAGGTGCGGGCCTCGCGGTCGGCCAGGTCCCTCTGCGCCTCCTGCACCCAGTCCCGATGCCGCAGCACAAAGCGGTCGGCCTCCTCCCACGAGGAGCGGAACGGGATGCTGACGGCCACGGTGCCGTCCGGATGCACCCGGATGTTCAGGTTCTTCACCTTCCGGCGGGTGGCCTTGTAGAGGATGCCGCCCGCCGTGCGCAGGGTCACTTCCGGCTTGCGCTTCGGCATTTCCGCCACTCCTCCACCGGCAGCTGGGCCAGCACCACCGCTGCAAAGATGAGCACACAGCCGGAGGCCTCCCGCACCGAGAGGTTCTGGTGCAGGATGAGCCAGCCGCCCAGAGCGCTGAACACGCTTTCCAGGCACATGATGAGGCTCGCGACGGCGGGGTTCAGCTCTTTCTGCCCCAGAATCTGCAGCGTATAGCCGACGCCGCTGGACAGCACACCGCAGTAGACGATGGGCAGCCAGTTGGTGCCGAACTCGGCGAGGGTGGGCGTCTCAAACAGGAAGGCGGCGGCGGTGCTCTCCACCGCCACCACAACGAACTGCACCAGACTCAGCCGGACGCCGTCCACCAACGGGGAGAAGTGGTCGATGGACATGATCTGGAAGCTGAAGAGCACGGCACAGCTGAGCAGGACCCAGTCGCTGGATTCGATGCCGCCAAAGCCGTTCTTCATGCAGAGCAGATACAGCCCGCCCACGGCGATGACCATGCTCAGCCAAAGCCGGGCACTGCCCCGCCGCCCCACGAACAGCCCGAACACCGGCACCATCACGACGTACATCGCCGTCAGGAACGCGGCCTTGGCCGTGGAAGGGTTCAGCGTAATGCCGATCTGCTGGGCCGCGCTGGCCGCCAACAGAAAGGTGCCGCAGACAAAGCCCGCTGTTCCCAGCGTTTTGCGGTCGGCAGCGGTCTGCGGCCTGCCGGTGGGTTCGCCCCGGCGGCGGCGAAGGGCGTCAAAGGCGTAAACGGTGGGCAGGAGCACCAGCACGGCCAGCCAGCTCCGCCCGGCCAGAAAGGAATAGGCCCCCATGCCGGAGCCTGCGCTCTGGGCCACAAAGGCCGTGCCCCAGATCATGGCGCAGAGCATCAGCATCAGGGAATGCCGGGTCTGTGGATTCATCCGCCGATTCCCTCCACCTTGAGCAGTCCGTAGAGGTAATACTTGCTCGAATCATAGGAGATGGTCAGCCGATAGCTGGCGTTGGGGTCCAGATTGCCGATGTCGCAGTGGTAGTTCTGGCCGTCAGTGACGAAGTAGTAGGTGGTGTTGTCCACATACTGTGCGCCGCCATCGACCTTCTTCCACAGCGAGATCTTGAACTTCTGCACGCCCTCCGCCGTGCCGCAGCCGTAGACGGAGAGCAGCCCGTTCGGCGCGGTGAAATAGTCGGTCTGGCGGCTCCAGATGCCGTTGAAGACGATGTTCAGCGAGCCGTTGGCCACAGCCGTGGCGTATTTGGCGGAGGTGTCGGCAATGCCATCGATCATCAGCGGGTCGCTGCTGGGGGCCGCCCACTGGGTGGTGTCCTCCTCCTGTACCTCGTCCGACGCGCCGGTCAGCTTGTGGGCGATGGACGTCAGTGTGCTTTTGCAGCCGGTGAGCATCAGCGCAGCCAGAAGCAGCGCCAGCGCAAAGGCAAAGATCCGTTTTGTTTTCTTCATGGTTTTTTATCCTCAAAAATCGCAGAAAAGTGTACTTTTGCAAGGCATGATACGAGTATAGTATACCGCATTTTTTTCCTGCATACAAGACACTTCAGCGCGTTTTGCCATTCTGTGCCGTCAGGGCCGCGCATTCGGCGGCGGCAAGGTCGTTCCGGGCCGGGCCGAAGAGCGAATCGTACCGGTAGAGCGCCCAGCCCTGCGCGCCCCGGCTGCGCAGATCGGCCGTCTGCCGGGCCAGCGCGGAACCGGTGGCCCACTGGCTCGTGCTGTCGGCGTTGGCCCCGCCGTCACCCACGCCGATGCGGTAGGCCCCCAGCCCGAAATACAGCGCCACATCCCCGGCGCGGGCCATGCCCAGCCACTCCGGCACGATGTTCTCAAAGGCAAAGCGGGTGCTGCCTGATTGCAGCTGGTATCCATAGCCCCAGTACACCTGCGGGCAGAGGTAATCCACCACGGCGTCGGCCCCGCTGGCCGTCAGCCAGGTGTAGATGTCGCTGTACTGGGTGGCAAGATCGTTCTCCGGATTCCCCTGCGGACTGACGCCGAACCGCAGGGTCGGGTCTGCTGCCTTCACGGCATCGTGCGCAGCCTTGACCAGGCTCGTCACGTTCTGCTGCCGCCAGGATGCCAGATCCTTCTCACCGCTGGCCGCGAACTGCGCCGCGTCGAGAGAGGCTTCGGTCGTGGGATAAAAATAATCGTCGAAGTGGATGCCGTCCACGGCGTAGCGCTCCACAAGCTCGGCCACCCCCTGCACCACATACGCAGCGGCCTCCGGGATGGCTGGATTCAGGTAGACCCCCTCGCCCACCGTGCAGCACCACTCCGGATGGGTGTGCATCAGATTCGTCTCCCCGATGCTGGGCGGCATGGCCGCAGAGCTTTTCAGCCGGTATGGGTTGATCCAGGCTTCCAGCGAAAGCCCCCGCGCGTGTGCCTCGGTGATGAGCACATCCAGCGGGTCGAAGTCGGGTGCCTGCCCCTGCGCACCGGTGCAGAGATGGCTCCACGGGAACAGGCTGCTCTCGTACAGCGCATCCCCGAAGGGCCGCACCTGCGCGAGGACGGTGTTCAGCCCCAGAGCGACGCAGTTGTCCATCAGCGCGGCGATGTCCGCCCGGAACGCTGCCTCGGACGAAAAGTCCATCCGCGCCCATTCCAGATAGCTCACCCAGACCGCCCGCCACTCACCGGAGGGCAGGGCCGGGTTCGGCGTCTCATCCGGCTGCAGCACTGCGGGCGGGTCTGTTTTTTCTACGTTCCGGACAGAACGGTACAGAAAATACGCTCCGGCGGCACAGCCCAGCCCCGCCAGGAACCGTCGGCGGCCGATCTTTTTCTTCCTGCGCGGTGCGCGCCGCTGCGGGCTCATGCGTCCTCCTGCATCTTGTACAGGCTCAATGCGGCCCAGCCGCGGGCGCAGGCCAGCAGCACCCAGAGCAGGTTCGCCCAGAAGCTCAGGCCCGCCATGCCGCCGTAGACCGTCAGCAGAACAAAGAGCAGATGGAGCACCTCTGCCGCGCCTACCAGCTGCAGCTGCCGCTGAATGGGTCTGCCCTTCTGGTATTCGTAGCCCAGCAGGCCGGGCCAGACCAGCGCCGAGCAGATGTATGCCGCCCAGCCCCGGCCCATATAGCTGAGCATCAGCACCACGAAGAGACCGAAGTAATTGCGCTTGTCTTTGGCCGGGCTTCCTTTTTCCGCTGCCAGAAACAGCAGGGTGATGCCGGTGATGCAGAATGCCGCCATCTCCAAAAAGGAGAAGTCCATCCCGCCCAGCACGGCAAAGCCGTTCAGCATGGATGCCGCCGCTGCGCACAGCAGGAAAAAGTACCAGGTCTTGTGGGTGAATTTCAGTTTCATTATGAGCCTCCCCGCCCATGAGACGGCATGGGCGACCGCAAATTTTAGAATTTTTCCAATATTATAACACAATTTCCTGCGGGTTGTGTTACAATAAGGAAAACTCTGATCAAAAAACCATTCAGGAGGGCTCCATGAACGCTGTCATTTCCATCATCCTGCTGGCGGTGGCGCTGGGCGTCATCGTTGTGCTGCTCACCCGGCGCGAGAACACCCGCCGCAGCCAGTACGGCCCCGCCGGCCTGAGCGAGTTCCGCACCGACCTGCCGCTGGACGAGTGCTTCGACCGGCTCGACCTCCACAGCGAGACCGACGAGTTCGCTTACGAGTGCCGCCGCGAGAACGACGGCGGCTTCCTGCTCCACCTCACGCTCCATCAGCCCACCCAGCAGCCGCTGGATACCCTCTACACCCTCCGCCTCGACCCCGGCCGTCAGACCATCGTGACCCTCATCTTCATCCGGGAATCCTTCGGCTACAAAGAGCCGCTTTTCCCGCAGGAAATGCTGGACACCTTTATGATGCAGAAGCTCCAGGCCCACCGCACAAAATAATTTTGGCCGAAAACACTTTTCATTTTCGCAGTTTTTTGCTATACTATCTGTTGCACCCTGCTTTTTCGCCGGGTGCCTCTGCGGGCCAGTAGCTCAGCTGGTCAGAGCTGGCGGCTCATAACCGCTTGGTCGCGGGTTCAAGTCCTGCCTGGCCCACCAAACAGTTCGTACTCGAACCCAATTCTCTATGAGAAAGGGTTCGGGTACGTTTTTTGTTTATCGGAAATTCTGCGGAAGGACTACACAGAGCGTTAAACGAGCAAAGGCAGGGTATCACTATGACGGTGGTATCCTGCCTTTTGCTTTGAGGAATCAAGTTCGCTTTGTGCGAACTTGATCGCCATCTATATGGCGCATTGATGGCAATTGCTGCGTACGTGCGTACCGGGAGCCTGTACACCTCTGGCAAGGTGTAACACACTAGACTTTGTTCCAAAGTCCGTGTGCTAAGGGGTCAAGCCCCTTAGAATCCCTGCGGATTGTGTACGCACGTACGCAGAAAAATGGCAAAATTTCACTATATCGGGCTGTTCTTTCATGGTGGAGTGTGGTATACTCGGCTTAGCCCAGTAAATCGGAAGTTATGGAGGTACTTTATGAACGAGAGAGAAAAAATTATCCGATTATGGTTTGATATGTGGATTAAGAAAGCAGATTTAGGAATTGACAATATTTTTACAGATGATGTTGTATATACTGAGAGTTGGAGTCCTAAATATGAAAACCGCAAAACGGTAAAGCACTGGTTTGACGAATGGAATACACGCGGAAGTGTTCTTGTCTGGGAGATTAAGCAATTTTTTTATCAAGGCAATCAAACAATCGTGGAGTGGTATTTTAAAAGCAAAATGAATAATGGAAATGTTGAAGAATTTGACGGAATATCTTTAATTGTATGGACACAGGATAACAAAATAAAATCATTAAAAGAGTTTGGTTGCAATCTTCATAATTACAATCCATATCGAGATAGTGATATTCCCGTATTTCGAGAAGAAAAAGCAAATTGGTTTTGAGAGGACTATAAATTCCAGTTTGCCGTACTCGTTCCAGCAGGGTTTGGGGCAGGCACGCCCCAACAAGAGCACTTCGGAAACTCACATGAGTTGAAGAAGTGAAGTCCCGGATGGACAAGAAATTTTCAAGAATTGAAAATTTGTGGCCACGGGACGATTCTTGCTCTCAGCTTTTTCACTGCGTTTCGCAATTTGCACATTTCAATCTGCTCGCAGATTGTTGACAAGCTGCGCTTGACCCGATAATATAAAGGCAAGTCGAATACACGCCAAGGAGGTGCAACCATGACCGCCGTGATCTACGCCCGCTATTCATCTGACAGCCAGAGAGAAGCGTCCATTGAAGGACAGCTGCGCGACTGCAAGGACTACGCCGAGAAGAACGGTATCACCGTGGTCGGCACCTACATCGACCGTGCCTACTCTGCCAAGACGGATGACCGCCCGGACTTCCAGCGGATGATTAAGGACAGCGCAAAGAAAATCTTCGACGTAGTTCTGGTCTGGAAGCTGGACCGCTTTGCCCGGAACCGATTCGATGCCGTGAACTACAAGTACCAGCTGGAAAAGAACGGTGTCCATCTGGTGTCTGTCATGGAACCCATCTCGCAGGGGCCTGAAGGCATTATGGTGGAGAGTATGCTGATTGGCATGGCGGAATACTATTCCGCCGAACTCGCCCTGAAAGTGGCGCGCGGTGAGCGCGAAAATGCCCTCCAGTGCAAGTACAACGGCGGTGTGGTGCCGCTGGGCTTCACCATCGGCAAGGAGGACAGGCTGTACCATATCGACCCGGAAACGGCTCCTATTGTGCAGGAGATCTTCAGCCGGTACGCCGACGGCGAACCGGCTGAGAAGATTGCCGCATCCCTGAACGAGCGCGGCCTGCGTACCCGCACCGGGAAGCCGTTCGTAAAGAACAGCTTCTTCCAGATCTTCCGCAACCGCCGCTACATCGGCGAATACCGCTACAAGGACATTGTGACGCCGGGCGGCATTCCGGCTATTGTTGATCAGGACTTGTTCGACCGGGTGCAGCAGCGTTTCGAGCAAAACAGGATCGCCCATGGTCGGCCTGCAAAAGAGGATGTGAGCTATCTGCTGACCACTAAGCTGTTCTGCGGCAAGTGCGGCACCCTGATGGGCGGCGAAAGCGGCACCAGCCACATGGGAAACACCTACTATTACTACAAGTGCGGCAACGCCAAACGCCACGGCAAGGCGCACTGCGACCTGAAAGCCATCCGCAAAGAGCCTCTTGAACGGTTCGTGGTGGAAACTGCTATTAAGGTGATTTTCAGCGATGAAATCATCGAACGGCTGATAGATTTGGTCATGGATGCCCAGCAGCAGGAGAACACCCGGCTGCCTGTCCTGAAAGACCAGCTCAGGGACACGGAGAAGCGGCTGGCAAACCTTCTGGAAGCCATTGAACAGGGCATCCTGACCCCGACCACCAAGCAGCGTTTGGACGAGCTGGAAGCCCGGAAAGAAGCTCTGAACACCAGCATTCTGGAAGAAGAGCTGAAAAAGCCCGTCTTGACCCGTGAGTGGATTCGGTTCTGGCTTGAAAAATTCCGCAAGGGTGACGTGGGCAGTACGGAACACCAGCGGCAGATCATTGATACCTTTGTCAACTCGGTCTACGTCTTTGATGATCGGGTCGTGCTCAACTTCAACTTCACGGACGATGCCAAGACGGTCACTCGTGAGGAAGTGTTGGGTTCGAGTGCTGTGGACAATGCTCCACCATCACCCCATGAAAAAAGACACCTCGCCATGAGGTGTCTTTTTTCATCTTCCGAACACCCATCCCGATCCCACGGCAATGCCGCTCAGGGAAGGTGCCGTTCCACAAAATCGCCGATGTCGGCAAAGACTTCGGCCCGGTTCGTCTCCACCAGAAGCTCGTGCCGGGCACCGGGGTAGAACTTGACCTGCACATCCCGCATCCCGGCATCCTTCATGCTCTGCACGGCCCGCCGGACGCCCGCGCTGCGCTCGCCCACCGGGTCGGCATCACCGGCCAGGAAGAGTACCGGCAGATCTTTCGGCATCCGGGCCAGAAAGGCCGGGTCGTACAGCCGCAGGATGCCCGTGAACATGCTGTAATAGGCATTCAGCGTAAACGTGAAGGTGCACCGCTCATCGGCGAGGTACTTGTCCACCTCGGCAGGGTCGCGGTTGAGCCAGTCGTGGGTGGTGCGGCCCTCCAGCCCCTTGTTGTAGCCCAGGAACGAAAGCTCCGCCACCAGCCTGCTGCGATGCTGCCAGCCGAAAAAGACCGCCAGCACCCGGCAGACCGTGCGGGCAAACGCGACCAGCGCTTTCGGCTGGAAGCCGGTCCCCAGGATGATGGCACCGTCCAGCTCACTGCCCCACTCGCACAGATACTGCCGTGCATAGAACGAGCCCATGCTGTGGCCCAGCAGGAAATACGGCACACCGGGGTAGAGCTTTTTCGTCAGAACCGTCATGGCGTGAAGGTCATCCAGCACTGCCCGGTTGCCGTCCGGCTCGGCAAAATAGCCGTAGTCGGCCTTGGTCCGGATGGACCCGCCATGGCCCAGATGGTCGTTTCCGGTCACGAGGATGCCCCGTGCGGCGAGGTACTCGGCCAGCGGCTTGTAGCGGTCGATGAACTCCACCATCCCGTGCGAGAGCTGTACGATGGCGCGCACTTCGCCCTCCGGCACACAGCGGAACGCATGAAGCATCCGCCCCGGTGCGCTCGACGGCAGCGTAAAATCGATCATCTGGCTCATAGCGTCTTCTCCTTTTTGCGGCCCGTGCTCAGAGGGCACCGATCTTCTTCCGGCAGGCGGAGCAGATGCAGTAGCCTGCGAACTGCACGGCCCGCTCATCGACGGTCCCGCAGAAGTCGCAGCTTCCCTTCGGGCGGTACTTTTTGAGGACGATGGCGTCTCCATCAACGAAGATTTCGAGCTTTGCATCCGTTTCCAGCTTCATGCTGGTGCGCAGCTCCTTGGGCAGAACGATCCGCCCCAGCGCATCGATCCCGCGAACGATTCCTGTACTTTTCATTTTGTGCTTCTCCTTTTTCTAATTCGCACTGCTTCTCGTATTTTCCTCATTTTTCCGGGCCACGCTGCCCGGCCACAAATCCGGTGATAGGAAAATTGTTCCAGTGCTTCATTAGTATACAAAATAGTTCCTGCTTCGTCAACGCTTGCGGTCCTTTTCGACAAAAACTTCCCGGATGTTTTTGGAATGGGCACAAAAACGCCCGAAGGCAGTCCGCCTCCGGGCGAAAAGTTCCGGTTCTTGGGATTTTTTTAAGATTTTTTGCTGCTCGTCCCACGCTTCGAGCCGTTCCGTCCCGGCACCAGAAACAGGGCATCTTCGTCCGGGATGGGGCACGTTTTGCCGCCGCAGCAGGCAGAGAGCGACACGGCGACCAGAGACACCTTTTCCGTATCCGACAGGTGCCCGTAGACCCAGATCTCCGCCGAGGCCCCCGGCTTCAGCACGGTGCTCCGGGCCGACGTGACAACGTAGCAGGGATATTCGTCCGTCTGCGCTCCGTTCGTCAGATAACAGAGCGAACCGATCCAGCGGCTCTTTGTGCCGTTCTGGTAAAGCCGGTCTTCCCGGAACGTCCCATCCGCAGCATCCGTAAACTGTGCGGCGGTATTTTCCAGGTCCAGCGTCTCCTTTGTGTGGTTCTTCACCTGGAAGTGCACACAGAAACCGGACGGCGTCAGGGTCTGCCCCAGCACAGTAAACTCCGGGAACGCCGCGGACGTATCCGGCTCCTGCACTTCTGACGAAGCAGGCGTCCCGGACGCTGCCGGTGTTTCCGGGGCCGACGGTGCGCTGGATGCAGGCGGCGAGGCCGGTGCCTCGGATGCAGCGGGGTGTTCGGACCCAGCTGACGTCTCCGGCTGCGAGGACGGTTCGGACACAGCCGGGCTGCCCGGCGATGCCGTGGGCTGCGAAGCGGCGGGCGGCTCCGAGACGGCAGGGCGTTCCGACGCGGCCGGGCGCTCAGAGCTGGCCGGCGGCTCCGGCTTTGCGGACGGTGCCGAAGCGGCGGTACTGCCCGACGGCGCAGCCGACTCCGCAGGGGCCTGCGGCTTCTTCTTCGGCGTCAGGCTGCCGATGGCCTGCTCCTTCCACAGAAAATCCGCCCGTGTCCAGCTGCCTTCGCTGGCCGGGAGGAATACATACCCATACGCCACCGCGCTCTGCCCCGGCTGCAAGGCTTCGGCTGCGCTTTCAAGGGCTGCAATGACCGGCTTTTTCACCACGGTCTCCTGCGTCGTCCGGAGCACCGCCGTCAGATGTTCTGCGGCCTTGCCCGCAGCGACCCGGTCCGCAGACATGCCGTCCACTGCGTTGTCCACCGTCACGTTCCCAAGCGATGCGCTGGTGTTGAACGCATGGACGACCTGTTCCGTCGTATTTTCCACGCGGACTTTGACCACGATGAGGGTGCCCTCCTGCCCGGAGCAGACCGCCGATACGCTGGTGTAGTCCATCGGCTCACAGCTGAGAAAGTCTTCCACCTCCGGTTCCTGCGGCGATTGAGCTTCCGACTCAGACACGGCTGTCGAACTGGACACCGATTCTGGTTCCGAAGGCGCGGGTGTCGCCGGGGAAGAAGCCGTGTCCTCGTCCGTTCTGCCCGCCGCCGGAGCAGACGCGGGCGGTTCCGGTGCAGCTGCCCCGCCTCCGCCGCAGCCGGTCAGCAGCAGAACGGCCAGACAGAGCAGCACCGCAAGTGCCCTGCTCTTTTGCCGCACTGCATCGAACGATTTTGGTTTCATCGCCTCCACCTCCGCCTGAATGTGTTGAAATGTGTCGTTTTTATTTGACCGTTTTCTGCGCCGTTTGTCAATCGTTTCGGCAGCGTTTCGCTCCAAAGTTTTTCTCCGAAAATTGGGCAGATTCGACGATTTTGGTCGTTTTCGGGAGAGAACGCCCCCTTCCGGCCGTTCTTCGCGTCTCCTCGTTGACAAAATCGCGCTGAACAGTTAAACTAAAGGGTAGCAATTCACAAATTTATTTGCCGATATAGATAAGGAGCGTTTTTTATGCCGAGCAATAAAGTCCGCACCCGTTTTGCCCCCTCGCCCACCGGCTATATGCACGTTGGCAACCTGCGCACCGCGCTGTACACCTACCTGATGGCCAAGCACGAGGACGGCACCTTCATCCTCCGCATCGAGGACACGGACCAGGGCCGCTATGTGGAAGGCGCGGTGGACGTCATTTACAACACCCTGCGCGAGGCCGGGCTGAACTGGGACGAAGGCCCGGA
Proteins encoded in this window:
- a CDS encoding alpha/beta fold hydrolase gives rise to the protein MSQMIDFTLPSSAPGRMLHAFRCVPEGEVRAIVQLSHGMVEFIDRYKPLAEYLAARGILVTGNDHLGHGGSIRTKADYGYFAEPDGNRAVLDDLHAMTVLTKKLYPGVPYFLLGHSMGSFYARQYLCEWGSELDGAIILGTGFQPKALVAFARTVCRVLAVFFGWQHRSRLVAELSFLGYNKGLEGRTTHDWLNRDPAEVDKYLADERCTFTFTLNAYYSMFTGILRLYDPAFLARMPKDLPVLFLAGDADPVGERSAGVRRAVQSMKDAGMRDVQVKFYPGARHELLVETNRAEVFADIGDFVERHLP
- a CDS encoding DMT family transporter yields the protein MNPQTRHSLMLMLCAMIWGTAFVAQSAGSGMGAYSFLAGRSWLAVLVLLPTVYAFDALRRRRGEPTGRPQTAADRKTLGTAGFVCGTFLLAASAAQQIGITLNPSTAKAAFLTAMYVVMVPVFGLFVGRRGSARLWLSMVIAVGGLYLLCMKNGFGGIESSDWVLLSCAVLFSFQIMSIDHFSPLVDGVRLSLVQFVVVAVESTAAAFLFETPTLAEFGTNWLPIVYCGVLSSGVGYTLQILGQKELNPAVASLIMCLESVFSALGGWLILHQNLSVREASGCVLIFAAVVLAQLPVEEWRKCRSASRK
- a CDS encoding glycoside hydrolase family 10 protein, with amino-acid sequence MSPQRRAPRRKKKIGRRRFLAGLGCAAGAYFLYRSVRNVEKTDPPAVLQPDETPNPALPSGEWRAVWVSYLEWARMDFSSEAAFRADIAALMDNCVALGLNTVLAQVRPFGDALYESSLFPWSHLCTGAQGQAPDFDPLDVLITEAHARGLSLEAWINPYRLKSSAAMPPSIGETNLMHTHPEWCCTVGEGVYLNPAIPEAAAYVVQGVAELVERYAVDGIHFDDYFYPTTEASLDAAQFAASGEKDLASWRQQNVTSLVKAAHDAVKAADPTLRFGVSPQGNPENDLATQYSDIYTWLTASGADAVVDYLCPQVYWGYGYQLQSGSTRFAFENIVPEWLGMARAGDVALYFGLGAYRIGVGDGGANADSTSQWATGSALARQTADLRSRGAQGWALYRYDSLFGPARNDLAAAECAALTAQNGKTR
- a CDS encoding AbrB/MazE/SpoVT family DNA-binding domain-containing protein, whose amino-acid sequence is MKSTGIVRGIDALGRIVLPKELRTSMKLETDAKLEIFVDGDAIVLKKYRPKGSCDFCGTVDERAVQFAGYCICSACRKKIGAL
- a CDS encoding conjugal transfer protein TraD produces the protein MKLKFTHKTWYFFLLCAAAASMLNGFAVLGGMDFSFLEMAAFCITGITLLFLAAEKGSPAKDKRNYFGLFVVLMLSYMGRGWAAYICSALVWPGLLGYEYQKGRPIQRQLQLVGAAEVLHLLFVLLTVYGGMAGLSFWANLLWVLLACARGWAALSLYKMQEDA
- a CDS encoding M48 family metallopeptidase — translated: MPKRKPEVTLRTAGGILYKATRRKVKNLNIRVHPDGTVAVSIPFRSSWEEADRFVLRHRDWVQEAQRDLADREARTYWRPLPEKDVALAHFAAMSDKVYPAFAGVLGGQKPILKVRSMTSRWGVCTPGKRQITLALELYNMPEAAQIYVVVHEYCHFLVLDHSPKFWAEVEKILPDWKARRELLK
- a CDS encoding recombinase family protein yields the protein MTAVIYARYSSDSQREASIEGQLRDCKDYAEKNGITVVGTYIDRAYSAKTDDRPDFQRMIKDSAKKIFDVVLVWKLDRFARNRFDAVNYKYQLEKNGVHLVSVMEPISQGPEGIMVESMLIGMAEYYSAELALKVARGERENALQCKYNGGVVPLGFTIGKEDRLYHIDPETAPIVQEIFSRYADGEPAEKIAASLNERGLRTRTGKPFVKNSFFQIFRNRRYIGEYRYKDIVTPGGIPAIVDQDLFDRVQQRFEQNRIAHGRPAKEDVSYLLTTKLFCGKCGTLMGGESGTSHMGNTYYYYKCGNAKRHGKAHCDLKAIRKEPLERFVVETAIKVIFSDEIIERLIDLVMDAQQQENTRLPVLKDQLRDTEKRLANLLEAIEQGILTPTTKQRLDELEARKEALNTSILEEELKKPVLTREWIRFWLEKFRKGDVGSTEHQRQIIDTFVNSVYVFDDRVVLNFNFTDDAKTVTREEVLGSSAVDNAPPSPHEKRHLAMRCLFSSSEHPSRSHGNAAQGRCRSTKSPMSAKTSARFVSTRSSCRAPG
- a CDS encoding nuclear transport factor 2 family protein produces the protein MNEREKIIRLWFDMWIKKADLGIDNIFTDDVVYTESWSPKYENRKTVKHWFDEWNTRGSVLVWEIKQFFYQGNQTIVEWYFKSKMNNGNVEEFDGISLIVWTQDNKIKSLKEFGCNLHNYNPYRDSDIPVFREEKANWF